A genomic stretch from Caloenas nicobarica isolate bCalNic1 chromosome 3, bCalNic1.hap1, whole genome shotgun sequence includes:
- the PRR18 gene encoding proline-rich protein 18: MGLQPRRAAGPCPPAGRCAALPGARTAAAWARNEETDGAPGRTASLAPILPAPAAAASPVAARAQPKKPPAVPKKPAPRPTEEKTTRKARGAPPERAGPLSSSWPCSSLQRQPPRRPPAERGSRPQPAPPQPRGRPEAPGAGSRPCESLGGVPGETALRLSLSLPPEAVRLLQRRSLERQRGQPAPSPGGRATPARRGARAGAGDLRALLKISLLNDRHRYDDEEYEEEETAVAAVDEGLVRKCTEWLRGVESAAGRDGPDRLETLPHLGTL; the protein is encoded by the coding sequence atggggctgcagccccggcgCGCAGCggggccctgcccgcccgcgGGGCGATGCGCCGCCCTGCCCGGGGCGCGCACCGCGGCTGCCTGGGCCCGCAACGAGGAGACAGACGGAGCTCCCGGCCGCACCGCGTCCCTGGCGCCCATCCtgccggcccccgccgccgctgcttCCCCCGTCGCCGCCCGGGCGCAGCCCAAGAAGCCGCCGGCGGTCCCCAAGAAGCCAGCGCCTCGGCCCACGGAGGAGAAAACGACGAGGAAAGCGCGGGGGGCGCCCCCGGAGCGGGCGGGTCCCCTCTccagctcctggccctgctcctccctgcagcGGCAGCCGCCGCGGAGGCCGCCGGCAGAGCGGGGGTCGCGGCCCCAgcccgccccgccgcagccGCGGGGGCGCCCGGAGGCGCCGGGGGCGGGCAGCCGCCCGTGCGAAAGCCTCGGCGGGGTGCCGGGGGAGACGGCGCTGCGCCTCTCGCTGAGCCTGCCGCCGGAGGCCGTCCGGCTGCTGCAGCGCCGCAGCCTGGAGCGGCAGCGGGGGCagcccgccccctcccccggcGGCAGAGCGACCCCGGCGCGGCGCGGTGCTCGGGCCGGCGCCGGCGACTTGCGCGCCCTGCTGAAGATTTCGCTGCTCAACGACAGGCACCGCTACGACGACGAGGAGTACGAGGAGGAGGAGACGGCAGTGGCTGCGGTGGACGAGGGGCTGGTGCGGAAGTGCACCGAGTGGCTGCGCGGCGTGGAGAGCGCTGCCGGCCGGGACGGCCCCGACAGGCTGGAGACGCTGCCGCACCTGGGCACCCTCTGA